The following proteins are encoded in a genomic region of Micromonospora olivasterospora:
- a CDS encoding ATP-binding protein, with amino-acid sequence MADDGFDGPGEGVGRVLGTADATPLQFWTAVSPGSYLQLDDVVVTRRELPDREPVTIAGVVTQVRARHEGAQFDSDVFAIADGTLPAQVQEAAEVTTTRVDPEFYVPPTPGAVVHRAEGDARARALHFDRMERRIPMGMGRDGVPVYLNADFLDGTRGAHVSISGISGVATKTSFATFLLYSVFRSGVLGGDAVNAKALIFNVKGEDLLFLDHPNARLDDATRAGYARLGLDAGAFPDVRVYAPPRVGDSSGTPDVSSRLTGVDSFYWTLSEFCADRLLPYVFADADDERQQYTMVVHSVAAHLARYAQPADGGVSVDGVRLGSYADLVDHVVAQLNDDETRGDWAGSAVGLGTVNAFARRLIGSKKDLGRLIRGDLATRRPHSINTAESAQVTVVDLHNLPDRAQRFVVGVTLKSEFERKEKAGTAKPLLFVVLDELNKYAPREGSSPIKEVLLDIAERGRSLGVILVGAQQTASEVERRIVTNSAIRVVGRLDPAEASRPEYGFLPPAQRQRALLAKPGTMFVNQPDIPVPLCLEFPFPAWATRVSEAGRVPSQTLRSITGAADPFAVVGSAGGADDDIPF; translated from the coding sequence CCCGGCGGGAGCTGCCCGACCGGGAGCCGGTGACGATCGCCGGCGTGGTGACCCAGGTGCGCGCCCGGCACGAGGGCGCCCAGTTCGACTCCGACGTGTTCGCCATCGCCGACGGCACGCTGCCCGCCCAGGTGCAGGAGGCGGCCGAGGTGACGACCACCCGGGTCGACCCCGAGTTCTACGTGCCGCCCACGCCCGGCGCGGTCGTACACCGGGCCGAGGGCGACGCCCGGGCCCGGGCGCTGCACTTCGACCGGATGGAGCGGCGCATCCCGATGGGGATGGGCCGCGACGGGGTGCCGGTCTACCTCAACGCCGACTTCCTCGACGGCACCCGCGGCGCCCACGTCTCCATCTCCGGCATCTCCGGCGTGGCCACCAAGACCAGCTTCGCCACGTTCCTGCTCTACTCCGTCTTCCGGTCGGGGGTGCTCGGCGGCGACGCGGTCAACGCCAAGGCGCTGATCTTCAACGTCAAGGGCGAGGACCTGCTCTTCCTCGACCATCCGAACGCCAGGCTGGACGACGCGACCCGGGCCGGTTACGCGAGGCTCGGGCTGGACGCGGGCGCCTTCCCCGACGTGCGGGTGTACGCGCCGCCCCGGGTCGGCGACTCCTCCGGCACGCCCGACGTGAGCAGCCGGCTCACCGGCGTGGACAGCTTCTACTGGACGCTGAGCGAGTTCTGCGCCGACCGGCTGCTGCCGTACGTGTTCGCCGACGCCGACGACGAGCGCCAGCAGTACACGATGGTGGTCCACTCGGTCGCCGCCCACCTGGCCCGGTACGCCCAGCCCGCCGACGGCGGGGTGAGCGTCGACGGGGTCCGGCTGGGGTCGTACGCCGACCTGGTGGACCACGTCGTCGCGCAGCTCAACGACGACGAGACCCGGGGCGACTGGGCCGGCAGCGCGGTCGGGCTGGGCACGGTCAACGCGTTCGCCCGGCGGCTGATCGGCAGCAAGAAGGACCTGGGCCGGCTCATCCGGGGCGACCTGGCCACCCGCCGCCCGCACAGCATCAACACCGCCGAGAGCGCCCAGGTCACCGTCGTCGACCTGCACAACCTGCCGGACCGCGCCCAGCGGTTCGTGGTCGGCGTGACGCTCAAGAGCGAGTTCGAGCGCAAGGAGAAGGCCGGCACCGCCAAGCCGCTGCTGTTCGTGGTGCTCGACGAGCTGAACAAGTACGCACCCCGCGAGGGCTCCTCGCCGATCAAGGAGGTGCTGCTCGACATCGCCGAGCGGGGCCGCTCGCTCGGGGTGATCCTGGTCGGCGCGCAGCAGACCGCGAGCGAGGTGGAGCGGCGGATCGTCACCAACTCGGCGATCCGGGTGGTCGGCCGGCTCGACCCGGCCGAGGCGTCCCGCCCCGAGTACGGCTTCCTGCCGCCGGCCCAGCGGCAGCGGGCGCTGCTGGCCAAGCCCGGCACGATGTTCGTCAACCAGCCCGACATCCCGGTGCCGCTCTGCCTGGAGTTCCCGTTCCCGGCCTGGGCGACCCGGGTCTCCGAGGCCGGCCGGGTGCCGTCGCAGACGCTGCGCTCGATCACCGGGGCGGCCGACCCGTTCGCCGTGGTCGGCTCGGCCGGCGGCGCGGACGACGACATCCCGTTCTGA